From the Glycine max cultivar Williams 82 chromosome 11, Glycine_max_v4.0, whole genome shotgun sequence genome, the window ATCAGTTAccccaaatttgataattataactTGACCCTTCATCAAATTACAATATCACTAATGGTATCTACAGAATTAACCTTTCATGGCATATATGCCCTTAGTCATAAGTTTATATTGATTAgaccattttaatattttggctaataaaataatggttctaactcatttaattatgtaatatatatatatatatatatatatatatatatatatatatatatatatatatatatatatatatatgtatgtatgtatgtatgtatgtatgtatgtatgtatgtatgtatgaccCAAAATTGCTAACATTCTTCTCCATTTCTAAGTTCAAAAGCATTTTCCAATGACAATCCAAACCACAACATCAAACAAAGGATGATCAAGCCAAAGCAAAGCATTAATACATCTAAGAGGACactcaataatgaaaaataaacataaattaataactaCAATGTCTACATAAATATGAGTTCAACTACATCAACATCCAAAATGAGTAAACCTAACTACATAACTACCGAGTGAATAAAAGAACATAGATGAAAGAAATGATGAAAAATGGTAGGAAAGTCATGGAGAGCAAGGGAGAGCTTCCCAGCCTTCACCTTAACCCTAGATGACTCCCTCAACCAAATTTGTTGTGAATTTTCATTCTTGGAGCTTTTAAAAGGCTTTGGTATGTGTTGGTTTAAAGACTGTCACGTGCAGTCTGAGGCTTAAGCATCAATTTTGCCATGCTTAAGCGCCACTCTATTGCTGAAAATTTAAGTTTATGAAACATGTGACTTAAGCCCCACAATAGCCATGCTTAAGCTTTAGAAAAGTCATGCTAGCTCAATCCCTAAATGATGTGCAACTCTTCAAGATTTCCTTGATTTGGTCCCACCAATAGTTGTCACTTTAATCATCTTGCTTcaacattcaaaataaaaaaaaattaagataagaaATTACCAAAATATGCATCCTAAAactattctaatttatttacaaattaactattaaaagggacaaataaagtttagaagccTCGAAATACTAAGATAGTTGCCTCAAAATTGTCATTCAAATAAGGTTCACAAGACAATTATCATTTATGCACTCAAGACTGGAGGATTGTGTATCAATTGAATTGTCTGTTGATCGACTCAAACTTTCAAGTTTCTTCATGCTTATGCACTCGAGATCGAAAAATTGAATACCAATTTGGTCCACAGTCGATCAGCTCAGGATTTCGAGTTAGTATTTGGTTCTGGTCAATGACTGATCAGAGTTATATTGTTATCGTTATAATACTCTTgtaaaccccccccccccccctctcctCTAAGGTCATAATAGTCATTAAAGAAACATTGCTATAAGACACCCTTAATAGCAAATTAATAGGTAAGTAAGAATAGGAGTGATTGTTATCAGTTGAAGAAAAAGACCATGTCAATTACAACCCCTCAGGTAGAGCTAAACagacaaattatatttatctattgaatatttttagtttaggTCTTAGGACTTAGTTAAGACTTAGTTACAAAAATAAGTGAGAATCTTAACAAGTCAGCAATGGTAAGAGTATTATTTAGAAAATCTTTGGTGCTTAAATAAGTGACATTTAGTGTCTCAAGATgtcaaaattgattgaaaaacatatttagatAAGATTTTTCCTATTACATATACCTTGTGTTAACTAACGATTATCTTTTAAGTCTGAAAGAGTGAATCCCTTAGGGTGGAGAGTAATATTTGCTATTAGTTATGAGAGATTTCTTATGTTATATAGTTTGAATGTAATACTTGCTGTACAAAAAATAAGATTCTTATTTCAGATTGACCTACTCTTACGAACTCTTAAGACTTAGCCTAGTACAaaacaatcttatttttaaaaaaaataaaaaaatctagcaGTTGTCAACTTTATTTGTCTCTGCTCTATATCAATTCCTTGAAATTCTGTGTctcacaattttaaatttaattacttcaATCCTTACCCGATAATGCCAATCACTATTAGCTTCCTATATGCCTATGCCCTATGTAactatatatagtttttattcCTCATCATCCCATTTCTTGCCGGACCAAACAATGTGCTAAGGACCATTGCATGATTTCGCATTAAATCCTCACCCTTTTTCACCCATGCATGGAGCCACAATATAGCTTGGGATAATTATTGCTACTTTAAaggtttttcaaaatttgaaattttaaggaattggtaagataaatataatacttCACCaacaaaagaatatttaagTTACTGCATGATTGTTGTGAAtatgaaatattaataaattaagactttgtttaacatattaaaatgGTTATATCTTTactctttaaaatttttattaatctcaTAGTTGAACTATTTCAGGAGTTGCAATATcttcttataataattttataataaatgtcatatttgtttaataaaaaataaaataaagtaaatatattaaatataacaaaaatataaaaatattttctccacttaacattttatattagttttacttataatagtaaataataatagtatacGTATATGAAAGGATTGATTAATTTTAGACTTATATTCATAGCATTTTTCTTACTTCGATCTTCAATTACAAAACTAACCCTTagacatataaaaattataattttgaaaaaaaaatacaaactaattggtaaatgattttaataaagagacaaagaatattatttttaatttattgtactgttagcataaaaaaaatatactattagtcaattaaaaattataataaaaataacttaaaagatAGTTGTTGTTAAGTAAAATAAGTTAATATACATATCAATTTTTAATAGGAGGACAACATAAGCTTTTTGACATTATTActgcatatattatttttataattttttatgtaaaaactaagatgaaaaactattttaattttcatgtactattagtataaaattcttatatTACCAATTAGACTATAATtaccataaatattttattaaatagttctaaccaaaattatcaatttttatcaaatataacagTAATTAATCCCTCCCTTCCTGATCATATGATGTATTAAAgaggaaaaaattatttcaaaatatatattattttacaaaattaatgttacattaaatgctttttttctaAGACTACtcttaatcaatatttaataggaataatatataagaacaataaaagagttaataattaaataaataaaaatatattaattaaaaaaagttagctaatattttctaataaactTAATAAATTAACCACATTTCTGTCACACAATCTTAAACTGTGGTATAATCTGAAAGAGAAGgagtaatttataatatataattaaatgagaCTTGTTACAAtggtaatatatttaaatttagggTGGGCCAGTGTAGGGAAAGGAAGGCCCAGGTGATACTACCCAATGCCACACATACACCATCAACTACTTGTTTTTCCCAATCTAAGCCACCCTTATAAATAATGAGTCAGTGATTCACTCTCAGTAAACTCACATTTCCACCCACTAATTCCCCACCTCCCTTCTTCCCAAGTCTAAGTCTTTTCTCTCCAACATCAACATGGTTTCTTCTAATTGTGCACCCACATGTAGTAATGGCACTACAACTGCAGgcaataacaacaataacaacaacaacactgaTCAAACTACTGCCCCACCTTTGTACTTCAGTAATAGTGAGAAGTTGAGGTTGCCAAAGAAAGAAGGCCGTTCCTCAACAACTTCTTCTCCTCTCATcaagaattcttcttcttcttcttccactcaGAGAAAGTGTGCTTTTGCTAGAAAGTGTGCTAGGCTGGTCAAAGAGCAAAGGGCTCGTTTCTACATCATGAGGCGCTGTGTCATAATGCTCATATGCTGGCATGAGTACAATGATTcatgaaacacacacacaacaaaaaGTTCCAACACAAAAAGGATCCGCCAAATACCAAGTTAAAAAaagttctcttcttttcttttcttttcttccctaAGTCCCTCTTCTCTTTGTATGAGATCCTTCTTGTTGGCATGAGCTTTTTCTTGGAGTCAACAACTGTACATAgaaatttctcttttttcttttttttttttataaaaaaaagtgtcttCTCTTCTGGGCTACAATTGTTTAATCATGGTTTTTTGTTAGGTTGAGGTTTGAATTTCCATTGAAGGAGGTTCATCTTCATGGTTGTGGTGgtgtttttaagtttaatttcttgTCTACCTGAGAATAGAGCAGATATATGGTACATTAGAATTgagaaattaattgaaatatataattcagcttaaaaatttaacttgctttttttatttttttttatttttcttatctcaaatgaaatttattttgaccATGCTTTTGGTTATGGGCTAAATTTCTGTTTCTGGgagttgttgttggtttttggGATTGAAGAAGAAGTGATGGATGTTTGAGATCTAAAATCTGAGAGATTCCATTCAACCATTGCAGAGTGATGAGGTGAGGTGAGGTGTAAGCTAGGCTCTGTGTAGATCTAATGTGGGCTTAGGCTGACGCAACACATAGTttctttaatcatttttatccaATTTCTTATTAAGCCAAAACGGCTTCATCGGAGTGAGTTGAAAACTATTTGTGTGCCTTCTagattaaaatatctttattgaaAATTAGGTTCCCGGAGtgattaagttattataaatcatctaatatattaagataatttaacTTAGGTGATCGAATAAAACGCGagtgtattataaatttttagatttatctttaatttttaaagataaaaaaatcatctaatattaatctttgattttacttttaattttatttataatttaatagtaaAATGAATAGGTGTGGtcgagtgagagagagagagatgaacATCTTTGGAACGACCAAAGGGGCAAGCAACAAAGATGCCGTTCCCTCGGTCAAAGGTGTGCACTAACTTTGGtgctaaatattattattatggtgtTTACGAGACAAACCAAAAGCAGTTTTTTTCAAGCCTTTTATTACATTGAGATCTTTTGGGTTTAAACCAGTACTAGTACTATAGATTTTCTGAGTCGATCAAAGTAGATATTtctcattttaaataataaaatattagtatgAAGTAATTTACTTTTTGTAACCAAATCAATATTTAGTTTAATGAAAAACAAACTTTCTTGTCATCTTAGTTGAGTAAAACCCTGCAGCCAAAAGAGAAACAAGAGTGAGCCTTCCGTTCATTCCTTCAAATCAAAAACACGAACtatatgaattttttcttttatttttttttttgttacaagaattttttattttataaaactttatcttagtctttaattttataaaaagttaattacTTTAATCCTTTCATATAAAAcgtcaacaaaaataaaacaaaaaatttaaataaatggtttTTATAAagtgaaaactaaaataaatattttacaaaattaagtcCGACAATTTAAGAGATTAGAATAGAAATTTATTCGAGAAACAAGcattaatatatcattttatatagaAATTATCAACGgttcttttttaaatacaaaacgTTAGTGGTGGCACAATAGTTTATTTTGGACAAACTCCCAAGgcaatcttttttattcttagtGTAATGACGAAATTGTCCTGCGACAACACGAgggaacacaaacacaaacaatttaTTTACGATGCAATTCAGGGGTACTATCGTCCATAGGATAATTTATTTACGGCTGGGTTTGCAGTTTGCTGTTGTTTACACAGTGGGAGTGAAGTTGCAGAACTGCTACCACGGACCTGACCCTgtgtgaaaaaacaaaagaaaaaacgttaaataaataatattcctTTTCATAGTATTTATGATCgcgtaaaatattatttaagaaagTGGAATTGCCGTTGGGAATTATAGCtagaataagtaattttttgaagaagaaaataacaatttacttGGTGacttaatagtaaaaaaaaatatatatatatatataatatctattaaccgataattatacttttatttaatcataaaatattatttaaattatttttaaataattattttaaaaattaatgaatttattatacataataatagAGATTGTAAAACATTTTACCGTTAGTATACAatgtatttctaaaaaaaaaatagtgtatgaaaagtagaaaaaaattaaacaagcaATTTCttagaataataatattatttttatgatgacTTTGGGAATGGGAGGCTGGCACGGATGCTGACAATGGCATCACTGGCGAGAGAGCAACACATGGACTCTCATTCACTCAGACACGTCCACCTAAAATTAAATGCATAAAACAAATACTACtataatgaattaataataaaaccCTGTTTAGGgtgattttataaattagttttgaattgtcgttttttaataatgtcacgagaaaaaaatattagagttACAAATagggaaaatatatatatatattccgtGAATCCGTGACTGTCTATTTTCTAACTCATGTCAAGGTTgcttcaaaaagaaaaacaacttatgtcagggttaaaataattttatttattaaatgcgttatgtcaaataaattaaaaaaaataattaagaaggttCAGTTTTAGGTTAATTATAAAAGGCATTTAAGTTATATAAATTGCCtaaattaagtaaatataaataatacaataatattataatatatatatatatatatatatatatatatataatgttgttAAAGTTGACTtagtgattgaaaaaaaaataaagacagaaGAGAGGGACAAAAGAGTGCAAGTTCAAatcttcttatttatatttgtaataaaattaacaagttaaaatttatcaataaaaaaatatattattatatattatgttgttattattactaaattttttttttcgttcaaACCATGCTTTCAGAGTTTCACTTGTCATTTTTTGCACAATCAgggctggaaaaaaaaaactggtgaaatttgaaattttacatatagtttttttaccttCACTGTTCAGCTTCTAGCGGAAATGttacttttctttcctttttttcatcctttccttttttttccccctttttatCGTAAATTCAATCGAACATTATGTTTATTCAGGTAAAAAGAACTAAAGctttttaaacttaataataatttgattttaggaGTCATggctataaaaaattaaaagttgttaTGTTTTACGAAATACTTCTCGTAACCAACACACGAACCTTTGGTTTTtgttaaatcaaaatttatatactttttaaatttttaaacaatatttgttttaaaaaaatattattggccaCGTTAGTGTTTCGTACTAGCTAACAAtgctcataaaaaaaacaacgtTGAATTGAGTTTTTGCTTTTATCACTTAATTATAATAACTCTGGAAGATTGACTTCTGATTTGTTggtgagaaaatattttaaaaaattattcaaaagaacaaaaaaaacgaGAGGAGTTTTTTAGCAGTGGTTAGTAGGTTATATAATTAAACATACCAAAATACCAAGTCCTCTTCACAATTTTTCAATTGATTGTATATTGCAAATCGAAGTATTCAAAATTATCCACGAAGTATTTCTTtaagtgaataaaaaaataaattggaagTTCAGAATTTGTGTTTGAACATTTCCTCTCACCGgtgcaaacaaaataaaaccacGTACAAATCATTGTTAGGTAAGAGAAATATTGAAATGTGataatctaaaatatattatctttagAAAGATGATACTTTCTTTTTCGTGTTAGTTTGATACTACGAattataatgatttatttttcttgtagtggtgtcaattaatcaattttatagGGTTTTATATCTCATCAAGGGCTATGGTAATTTGGATAATTGCAGTTGCTTTCCCTAATTTCCTTTGTTCatgccactttttttttattatttttaaaattttgggtaGTCTCTATCCATGATAACGGTCAAGCTTATATAGGTTTTCTAGTCAAAGGGAAGATTTTGCTTTTTCCTCCATTGATACAATTTGTGTGCAATCAAAGAAACATCACTCTCAGAATCTTAAGATTAAGTTGGGATGTTAATAATTGGGATTTGGTTCGGCGTGCAAGACGAAAACCCAATACAAGGAAATGATGGgaaaggaagaaaaggaaaacgGTTCCATGCTTGAAGGGCCCAAAATCCAATAGATTATCAAGAAAAAGTGAAAACATAATCCTCCCATATCCTATGGTAAAAGGATTTCTAAAATCTCCATTGATgcttagatttgatttggagcACTAATTATCATTGACTTCTGCTGTTTATCTTTTGGCGCTGCTCCTCAGACACTCACTAATCTTTGacaagtataaaaattatacaaagtagtaaatataaatatacaagaagaaggaaaaggttAATGATCGTatagttttaagaaaaataaaaggatatacTGTTTTGATTATTGAACTAAAAGAATATTTCGTCATTTCCAATCATATGTGTCTTTCTTACGAGTTGTTTTTCTCCTCTGCAAAGTGCAAATAAAGCACGTATTATGGTATTGTCTTGTAACTTCATTAGTTTCGTAATTAGGTGAAACCATACATGGCATGATGGATGAGCGTCCAATGAATAAGAACATAAAGCTGGTGACGCATGAAATTGTTGTTCCCTTGTTATTGTATCCtcttccccccttttttttaactcttcCTAATCTAATTATGGCCTTTTGATCAACGTGCTAGAGAACAGAGAGATTTTATCCAATCCATGATATGATCtaagtattttatatatatatatatatatatatatatatatatatatatatatatatatattaacttgaTCTGTAATCTATATTAAGGCAAAGAAAGCAATTGGCCTCTATCATTATCTTTTGTCCCCGCTTTGAACCATCTTTGTCTAGTTTGTTATTATATATCCAACAGCATATAGCCATCTAAATTATGGAATTTCATGACCTCCTTTTCCATAATTATTGAACAGTCATACTCTTTTCTCTCTGCCTCTCaccacacacatttttttttttcatattgaaCTGCTGTAATTATCAATCAATAATTGTTTTTCCTATTTGTGATCC encodes:
- the LOC100815379 gene encoding probable serine/threonine-protein kinase fhkE, producing the protein MVSSNCAPTCSNGTTTAGNNNNNNNNTDQTTAPPLYFSNSEKLRLPKKEGRSSTTSSPLIKNSSSSSSTQRKCAFARKCARLVKEQRARFYIMRRCVIMLICWHEYNDS